One part of the Plasmodium yoelii strain 17X genome assembly, chromosome: 13 genome encodes these proteins:
- a CDS encoding inner membrane complex protein, putative: MANETETNTEKVCNMDNSFDETNDTLPDNKKEEHNISSHSNANIGTPQPQDNEYSYYGNTEVNPLQNNFPFNFSCTGNLLNCKPQNTKVFTRRVDNKKKFINNKSNSINSSFSQNFDPYNVYPNHSFIGNNAENYDYEIAMNRNSFDQLNSKYIYDQPSKLTYGYLSNSINYSTNDQCMNQNNGYMNIPLCSRDFMYNNDACNFINGFYPLNQNGFNANYAITESMDANCEKIAKNILKCFHNIIKYIFKVLKLSFTKMNKDLNIKEIYLGSSMPPVHEMDMDCDICRSKYGHMVLNSQSNDYLKFFEGEDGPHNLFTRILEIINNWLDAKDYNDMDSLKKKKAEQIIKAYSRELEQNYYQINNFPTTNDGKIELPHFNNYSRTSAMFI; this comes from the exons ATGGCCAATGAAACAGAAACAAATACCGAAAAAGTCTGTAATATGGATAATAGTTTCGATGAAACTAATGATACCCTTCCAGATAACAAAAAGGAAGAACATAATATAAGTTCACATTCTAATGCGAATATTGGAACTCCCCAACCTCAAGATAACGAGTATTCTTATTATGGTAATACCGAAGTAAATCCACTCcaaaataattttccattCAATTTTAGTTGTACAGGAAACCTACTTAATTGCAAACCTCAAAATACAAAAGTGTTTACTCGAAGAgtagataataaaaaaaaatttattaataataaatctaATTCTATAAATAGTTCATTTTCTCAAAATTTCGATCCTTATAATGTATACCCAAATCATTCTTTTATTGGAAATAATGCAGAAAACTATGACTATGAAATAGCTATGAATCGTAATAGTTTTGACCAATTAAATagcaaatatatttatgatcaACCAAGTAAATTAACGTATGGATATTTATCCAATAGCATTAATTATTCCACTAATGACCAATGTATGAATCAAAATAATGGATATATGAATATTCCATTATGTTCTAGAGATTTCATGTATAACAATGATGCgtgtaattttataaatggaTTTTACCCTCTAAACCAA AATGGATTTAATGCTAATTATGCAATAACCGAATCGATGGATGCAAACTGTGAAAAAATTGCGaagaatattttaaaatgttttcacaatattataaaatatatatttaaagtaCTCAAATTATCTTTTACTAAAATGAATAAagatttaaatataaaagaaatatatttggGTTCATCAATGCCACCTGTTCATGAAATGGACATGGATTGTGATATTTGTAGAAGTAAATATGGACATATGGTATTAAATTCACAAAGCAACGATTATCTAAAATTTTTTGAAGGTGAGGATGGACcccataatttatttacacgaattttagaaataataaataattggCTTGATGCTAAAGATTATAATGATATGGATTcattgaagaaaaaaaaagccgaacaaataataaaagcaTATAGTAGAGAACTcgaacaaaattattatcaaattaataatttccCTACAACAAATGATGGAAAAATTGAGTTGCcccattttaataattatagtaGAACTAGTGCCATGTTTATATAA
- a CDS encoding isocitrate dehydrogenase [NADP], mitochondrial, putative has product MERSIHSLKKHITYRITKRYVSNGQSAFNLSGKVKVENPIVELDGDEMTKVIWKDIKEKLILPYLDLNIKYFDLSIENRDKTNDQITLDAAQEIKKYSVGIKCATITPDSARVKEFNLKEMWKSPNGTIRNILDGTVFRAPILIKNIPKLISNWKKPIVIGRHAYADQYKQKSLKVTKSGKFEIVFTPDDNSPVVRETIFNFKSPGVCLGMYNTEESIKNFALSCFQYALDLKMPVYFSTKSTILKIYDGLFKDIFQDIYEQKFKKIFEQNNLWYEHKLIDDMVAQVLKSEGGFVWACKNYDGDIQSDAVAQGYGSLGLMSSILMCPDGVTCISEAAHGTVTKHYRAYQRGEKTSTNPIASIFAWTRGLQHRAKLDQNKNLQQFCYALEKACIETVENGLMPKDLAICIKGIKNVTEKDYLCTDDFIDAINENLKLKLLMNQKKNDVQATDTKLHNENWVNYAPQEHST; this is encoded by the coding sequence ATGGAACGCAGCATCCATTCtctaaaaaaacatataaccTACCGTATTACAAAGAGATATGTAAGCAATGGACAATCCGCTTTCAATCTTAGTGGGAAAGTAAAGGTGGAAAATCCAATAGTTGAATTAGATGGAGATGAAATGACTAAAGTTATATGGAAAGATATCAAAGAAAAATTGATATTACCATATTTAGAtcttaatataaaatattttgatttatcTATAGAAAACAGAGATAAAACAAATGACCAAATAACATTAGACGCAGCacaagaaataaaaaaatatagtgtTGGGATAAAATGCGCAACTATAACTCCAGATTCTGCAAGAGTAAAagaatttaatttaaaagaaatgTGGAAAAGTCCAAATGGTACaattagaaatatattagatGGAACTGTATTTAGAGCTcctatattaattaaaaatattcctAAACTTATATCTAATTGGAAAAAACCAATAGTAATAGGAAGACATGCATATGCCGAtcaatataaacaaaaatcaTTAAAAGTAACAAAAAGTGGTAAATTCGAAATTGTTTTTACCCCTGATGATAATTCACCAGTTGTTAGAGAAACAATATTCAATTTTAAATCTCCAGGTGTATGTTTAGGTATGTATAATACTGAAGAATCCATTAAAAATTTTGCATTATCATGTTTTCAATATGCATTAGATTTAAAAATGCCTGTATATTTTAGTACCAAATCAACTATACTTAAGATATATGATGGACTatttaaagatatatttcaagatatttatgaacaaaaatttaaaaaaatttttgaacaaaataatttatggTATGAGCACAAATTAATTGATGATATGGTTGCTCAAGTATTAAAATCTGAAGGAGGGTTTGTTTGGGCgtgtaaaaattatgatgGTGATATACAATCAGATGCAGTTGCACAAGGATATGGAAGTCTAGGTTTAATGAGTTCTATATTAATGTGCCCCGATGGGGTTACTTGCATATCTGAAGCTGCACATGGTACTGTAACTAAACATTATAGGGCCTATCAAAGAGGAGAAAAAACCTCAACTAATCCTATTGCATCTATTTTTGCATGGACTAGAGGTTTACAACATAGAGCAAAATTagatcaaaataaaaatttacaacAATTTTGTTATGCTCTTGAAAAAGCATGTATAGAAACAGTGGAAAATGGACTCATGCCTAAAGATCTAGCTATTTGTATTAAAggtattaaaaatgttactGAAAAAGATTATCTATGTACTGACGATTTTATAGATGCCATAAACGAAAACCTTAAATTGAAACTTTTGatgaatcaaaaaaaaaacgatgtTCAAGCAACTGATACCAAATTACACAACGAAAATTGGGTCAACTATGCCCCCCAAGAACATtctacataa